In Penaeus monodon isolate SGIC_2016 chromosome 7, NSTDA_Pmon_1, whole genome shotgun sequence, the following are encoded in one genomic region:
- the LOC119574943 gene encoding glycerol-3-phosphate phosphatase-like, with protein METLPMSMDRDSLIQLLSEIDTVLLDCDGVLWQGAQGMDVIPRSREALERLKQMGKRIFLITNNSTKTQDHYFAKCRQLGFSVEKDHILSSPYIAAQYLKEIGFSKKAYIIGSAGLAEEIQKVGITTIGTGPETIEGPLYNAVVEGKLGLDPDVGAVVVGFDRDFNYDKLLRATCYLKDPECLFIATNTDEKYIVQGTNYHLPAAGVIVNAIEAAAERPARVMGKPSLNIFHMLQARFNLQPEKTLLFGDTLHTDILFGNESGMWSILVLSGVSTLMEARELPQDPQKQKQLPLFYLQSLGDILTLMDEQVNGGVNEQQN; from the exons GATCGGGATTCCCTGATACAGTTACTCTCTGAAATTGATACTGTATTATTAGACTGTGAtg GCGTCCTATGGCAGGGAGCCCAGGGCATGGACGTCATCCCCCGCTCCCGCGAGGCCCTGGAGCGCCTCAAGCAGATGGGCAAGAGAATATTCCTCATCACCAACAACTCCACCAAAACCCAGGACCACTACTTCGCCAAGTGCCGGCAGCTGGGATTCAGCgtggagaag GACCACATCCTAAGTTCCCCGTACATTGCGGCACAATACCTCAAGGAAATCGGCTTCAGCAAGAAGGCTTACATCATAGGTTCTGCCGGTCTCGCAGAGGAGATTCAGAAAGTCGGAATTACTACCATTGGTACTGGA CCTGAAACGATTGAAGGCCCCCTGTACAATGCCGTAGTTGAGGGGAAGTTAGGCCTCGACCCTGACGTTGGGGCTGTAGTTGTTGGCTTCGACAGAGATTTCAACTATGACAAGCTCCTCCGGGCCACATGTTACCTCAAGGACCCAGAGTGCTTGTTCATAGCTACAAACACTGATGAGAAGTACATAGTGCAGGGAACCAATTATCACTTGCCAG CTGCTGGTGTCATAGTCAATGCCATAGAGGCGGCCGCAGAGCGCCCAGCACGGGTCATGGGCAAGCCTTCGCTCAACATCTTCCACATGCTACAAGCTCGTTTCAACCTCCAGCCTGAGAAGACGCTGCTCTTCGGGGACAC ACTACACACAGACATTCTGTTCGGCAATGAGAGTGGCATGTGGAGCATCTTGGTTCTGAGTGGGGTCTCTACCCTCATGGAAGCCCGCGAGCTACCACAAGACCCCCAGAAGCAGAAGCAGCTGCCACTCTTCTACCTACAGTCCCTTGGAGATATCCTCACCCTTATGGACGAGCAAGTGAATGGGGGGGTGAACGAGCAACAGAACTAG
- the LOC119574944 gene encoding reelin-like → MDTRRASKLMFVLRIGSHDHAPSCRVDLSDPQRSLDKGVILQYTTDNGVTWTTLNVHDPLDFRKPRRVAYSLPPDARSYGVQLRWWQPDHDGASADQWALDNVEIVLAQRKDTSKYNSKGFHDSL, encoded by the exons ATGGACACCAGGAGGGCCAG cAAGCTGATGTTCGTCCTGCGCATCGGGAGCCACGACCACGCCCCCTCGTGCCGCGTGGACCTCAGCGACCCCCAGCGGAGCCTGGACAAGGGCGTCATCCTGCAGTACACGACGGACAACGGCGTCACGTGGACCACTCTCAACGTGCACGACCCGCTCGATTTCAGAAAG CCGCGCCGCGTCGCCTACAGCCTCCCGCCGGACGCCCGTAGCTACGGCGTGCAGCTCCGGTGGTGGCAGCCGGACCACGACGGCGCCAGCGCGGACCAGTGGGCTCTCGACAACGTGGAGATCGTGCT AGCGCAGAGGAAGGACACGAGCAAGTACAACAGCAAAGGTTTCCACGACAGCCTCTGA